One genomic segment of Candidatus Eisenbacteria bacterium includes these proteins:
- a CDS encoding APC family permease, translated as MWYNGGIVSSDGSESQVSGLARTWRAIAGAPRQLKDPKVVHKMSLIPLLAWIGLGADGLSSSSYGPEAAFRALGSHTYLAVLLGLATALTVFIISYAYSRIIEHFPHGGGGYVVATHMLGKNAGVVSGSALLVDYILTATVSIVACVDAIFSFLPMEFHSYKVPIACFLCVILIVLNIRGVKESISVLAPIFIVFVVTHVLMLLDGVLTHTDRFVPLANEFNSGVARDLSTIGIWGLLALFFRAYSLGGGTYTGIEAVSNGLQIMREPKVQTGKKTMLYMAVSLAFTAGVLFLCYGLVDIKPVVGKTLNAALADRLFAGWPVGGWIAFVTILAEGALLLVGAQTGFVDGPRVMSNMAMDSWFPRRFANLSERLSMQNGVLIIGLASIALMIYTRGSVAALVVMYSINVFVTFSLSQLGMSRFYVRRRKEDPKWKRHLSVHLVGLVLCATILIITTIEKFTAGGWLTFLITALVVAGCYLVHRHYAKVQRGIAKLDEILLDFPTYGPINTSPLDPNEWTAIQLVSGYNGPAVHTLLSIIKNFPGTYKNIIFGSVAVVDSGAFKGAEGIDALEQSVNRDLEKCVDLTRKLGFAADYRMIVATDVVDGAMHLCEGIVKEFPKSVVFTGQVTFRLPKFYDRIFHNETAFAVQRRLQWRGITSVILPIRVRI; from the coding sequence GTGTGGTATAATGGGGGAATCGTGAGTTCCGACGGTAGTGAATCGCAAGTCAGCGGGCTTGCTCGAACCTGGCGCGCGATAGCCGGGGCGCCCAGACAGCTCAAGGACCCGAAGGTCGTTCATAAGATGTCCTTGATTCCACTGCTGGCGTGGATAGGCCTCGGTGCGGACGGACTATCGTCTTCGTCTTACGGCCCCGAGGCGGCGTTCCGGGCGCTGGGGAGCCATACTTATCTTGCCGTCCTGCTCGGGCTGGCCACGGCCCTAACGGTCTTTATCATTTCCTACGCCTATTCCCGCATCATAGAGCACTTCCCCCACGGCGGAGGCGGATACGTCGTGGCCACTCACATGCTTGGAAAGAACGCGGGAGTCGTATCCGGAAGTGCCTTGTTGGTCGATTACATACTGACCGCCACCGTGTCCATCGTGGCCTGCGTCGATGCGATCTTCAGTTTTCTCCCGATGGAATTCCATTCCTACAAGGTTCCGATTGCGTGCTTCCTTTGCGTGATTCTCATCGTACTCAACATAAGAGGGGTGAAGGAATCGATATCGGTCCTCGCGCCCATCTTCATTGTTTTTGTCGTCACCCACGTCCTCATGCTGCTCGACGGGGTTCTCACGCACACGGATCGCTTTGTCCCGCTCGCCAACGAATTCAACTCAGGCGTCGCACGAGACCTTTCTACCATCGGAATCTGGGGTTTGCTGGCGCTGTTTTTCCGCGCGTATTCATTGGGAGGAGGCACGTACACTGGAATCGAGGCCGTGTCGAACGGCCTCCAGATCATGCGTGAGCCGAAGGTGCAGACGGGAAAGAAGACCATGCTCTACATGGCCGTCTCGCTGGCGTTCACCGCGGGAGTCCTGTTTCTCTGCTACGGCCTCGTAGACATAAAACCGGTGGTAGGAAAGACGCTCAACGCCGCTCTTGCCGACAGGCTCTTCGCCGGTTGGCCGGTCGGAGGCTGGATCGCCTTTGTCACTATTCTCGCGGAAGGCGCCCTGCTTCTCGTGGGAGCACAGACCGGCTTTGTCGATGGTCCGCGAGTCATGTCCAACATGGCCATGGACTCCTGGTTTCCTCGTCGTTTCGCCAACCTTTCCGAAAGGCTGAGCATGCAGAACGGCGTCTTAATCATAGGTCTCGCATCCATCGCTCTCATGATCTACACGCGCGGGTCGGTGGCCGCGTTGGTGGTCATGTATTCGATCAACGTTTTTGTGACATTCTCGTTGTCTCAGCTCGGAATGAGCCGCTTCTATGTCCGCCGTCGGAAGGAAGACCCGAAATGGAAGAGACACTTGAGCGTTCATCTCGTCGGCCTCGTCCTTTGCGCGACCATTCTCATAATTACGACAATCGAAAAGTTCACCGCCGGAGGCTGGTTGACGTTCCTCATCACGGCTCTCGTGGTCGCGGGCTGCTATCTTGTGCACCGTCACTACGCGAAAGTGCAGAGAGGAATCGCAAAACTCGACGAAATCCTTCTCGATTTTCCGACGTACGGTCCGATCAACACCAGTCCTCTTGACCCCAACGAGTGGACCGCAATTCAACTCGTTTCGGGCTACAACGGCCCCGCCGTCCATACGCTGCTCTCGATCATCAAAAATTTCCCCGGGACCTACAAGAACATCATCTTTGGGTCTGTGGCCGTGGTCGATTCCGGAGCGTTCAAGGGGGCGGAAGGAATCGACGCCCTGGAACAGTCTGTCAATCGTGACCTCGAGAAATGTGTTGACTTGACCAGAAAGCTCGGCTTTGCTGCGGACTACAGGATGATCGTGGCCACCGACGTGGTCGACGGAGCAATGCACCTATGTGAGGGTATCGTCAAGGAATTCCCAAAATCCGTTGTGTTCACCGGTCAGGTTACCTTCCGCCTTCCAAAGTTCTACGACAGAATATTCCACAACGAGACCGCATTCGCGGTTCAGCGGCGTCTCCAATGGCGTGGGATTACCAGCGTGATCTTGCCGATCAGGGTCAGGATATAG
- a CDS encoding nucleotidyltransferase domain-containing protein → MSRTRSVVRRSTRRDRTQDRKAIGREQILSALVSALEPLDYVYAMWEGGAIGHGRLDEWSDIDLYVDARDERVGEVFPVAERALESVSPIELKYEVPTVPAQGYAQAFYRLDGTSKFLLIDLAVFKHGCQDKFLESEIHGGVCFCFNKNEAIRRAPLDREKLLNTLRSRAERIRKRYDTFGCFIRKEISRENWIEALELYRGLTLDLLVELLRIKHKPVRYQFKTRYVHYDLPADVVKRLKKLYFVRDEEDLERKYRAAEKWFYEALEDIDFEEIERRLGNA, encoded by the coding sequence TTGAGCAGGACACGGAGCGTTGTACGTCGATCTACACGCCGTGACAGGACACAGGATCGCAAGGCGATCGGTCGCGAACAGATTCTCTCTGCACTCGTGAGTGCATTGGAGCCTCTCGATTACGTGTACGCGATGTGGGAGGGAGGGGCCATCGGCCACGGTCGTCTCGACGAGTGGTCGGACATTGATCTGTACGTAGACGCTCGGGATGAGCGGGTAGGAGAGGTATTCCCAGTCGCGGAACGAGCGCTGGAATCGGTTTCGCCGATTGAGCTCAAGTACGAAGTCCCGACCGTCCCGGCTCAGGGCTACGCGCAGGCGTTCTATAGGCTCGATGGCACGAGCAAGTTCCTACTGATTGACCTGGCCGTCTTCAAGCATGGTTGCCAGGACAAGTTTCTCGAATCTGAAATCCACGGTGGAGTGTGCTTCTGCTTCAACAAAAACGAGGCAATCAGACGTGCTCCACTGGACAGGGAGAAGCTTCTCAATACTCTGAGATCTAGGGCCGAGAGGATTCGGAAGCGTTACGACACGTTCGGATGTTTCATCCGCAAAGAGATAAGCAGAGAGAATTGGATCGAGGCTCTGGAACTGTATCGTGGATTGACGCTAGACTTGCTGGTCGAATTGCTGCGGATCAAACATAAGCCCGTGCGTTACCAGTTCAAGACGCGATATGTTCATTATGACCTGCCAGCGGATGTCGTGAAGAGGCTGAAGAAACTCTATTTTGTGAGGGACGAGGAGGATCTGGAACGCAAGTACCGTGCCGCAGAGAAATGGTTCTACGAAGCGCTCGAGGACATCGATTTCGAGGAAATCGAACGACGTTTGGGGAATGCTTGA
- a CDS encoding S46 family peptidase, with amino-acid sequence MRKIFLANNKPRCRLIVGVSFVVIAAALACLFPAYCGEGMWLPQELSDEVMRDMRLNGCELSKDEIYNGLGTGVANAVVRVGATGSFVSPEGLILTNHHVAFGAVQRMSTLEHNYIREGFLARSREEEVPAVGYTIYVGQSVNDVTREVLSAVKPSMSPLQRYKAIERRTREIVKKAEKGRDVYCEVRGFFGESRYLLYTSIKIKDVRVVYVPARSIGEYGGEVDNWMWPRHTCDFSFLRAYVAADGKTAEYSKGNVPYRPKTYLKIAAAGLREGDFAFIIGFPAWTDRYLSSYALSDLESFEFPQQIRLQGQMVRILEEQSGADPVAAVRVAGQMKGIYNYLKKDRGILEGFKRFRLVEQQKEMEGKLLADSQADMVIHEKYNRLLGRLESLYEENSKCEMKDLLLEYLVGQRSLLGEAMLLYKWSVEKTKKDLDRDSGFADRDIPDMKRDLKIFNTGFHPGSDRGLLEMFLREIAGLPEGQRVAVVDEMLGLRNEAERERAIAGEASAELQTAIGALLDGLYSDTRLDKAEERLRMFDMSRSELLKEGDPFIALAAKLYEENEKRIERRKSFAGALDMLIPQWIEMLTGGLKAGLYADGNGTMRLSYGCVEGYAPRDAVLYRPFTTLKGVVEKHTGADPFDCPERILELAASRTYGPYASSDFDDVVANVLTSNDSTNGNSGSPLLNSKGELVGCLFDGNYEALSSDFQFEDDLTRSISVDIRYILFVTDFVDNAQNVLQELGLKQ; translated from the coding sequence ATGAGGAAGATCTTCTTGGCGAACAACAAACCACGGTGCCGGCTGATTGTCGGAGTGAGCTTCGTCGTCATTGCTGCGGCGCTAGCCTGTCTGTTTCCCGCGTACTGCGGGGAAGGCATGTGGCTTCCGCAAGAGCTATCCGACGAAGTCATGCGGGACATGCGCCTCAACGGGTGCGAACTCAGTAAGGATGAAATTTACAACGGTCTGGGGACGGGTGTGGCAAACGCCGTGGTGAGGGTCGGTGCGACAGGTTCTTTTGTGTCGCCGGAGGGATTGATCCTCACAAATCACCACGTTGCGTTTGGCGCCGTGCAGCGAATGAGTACCCTCGAACACAACTACATCAGGGAGGGATTTCTCGCCAGGTCGAGGGAAGAGGAGGTGCCGGCCGTCGGTTACACGATTTACGTCGGTCAGTCCGTGAACGACGTGACGCGAGAGGTGCTCTCGGCAGTGAAACCTTCGATGTCGCCTCTTCAGCGTTACAAGGCGATTGAGAGAAGAACGAGAGAAATTGTGAAGAAGGCGGAGAAGGGAAGGGACGTTTATTGCGAGGTCAGAGGCTTTTTCGGCGAGTCAAGATACCTGCTCTACACGTCTATCAAGATCAAGGACGTCCGCGTTGTGTATGTTCCGGCCCGCTCCATCGGCGAGTACGGCGGTGAAGTGGACAATTGGATGTGGCCTCGCCACACGTGTGACTTCTCCTTTCTTAGAGCGTACGTAGCGGCGGACGGGAAGACGGCCGAGTACTCGAAGGGCAACGTTCCGTACAGACCGAAAACCTACCTCAAGATTGCGGCGGCCGGACTTCGCGAAGGAGACTTCGCCTTTATCATCGGCTTTCCTGCTTGGACTGACCGGTATCTGAGTTCGTACGCCCTGAGCGATCTCGAGAGCTTTGAGTTTCCGCAGCAGATAAGACTGCAGGGCCAGATGGTGAGGATTCTCGAGGAACAGTCGGGCGCCGACCCGGTTGCCGCCGTCAGGGTCGCGGGCCAGATGAAAGGTATCTACAATTACCTCAAGAAGGACCGAGGAATACTGGAGGGATTCAAGAGATTCCGTCTCGTCGAGCAGCAGAAAGAAATGGAAGGGAAGCTCCTCGCTGACTCTCAGGCCGACATGGTGATCCACGAGAAGTACAACAGGCTTCTCGGCCGACTCGAGTCTTTGTACGAAGAGAATTCCAAATGTGAGATGAAGGATCTTCTTCTGGAATACCTGGTTGGACAGAGATCACTACTCGGCGAGGCGATGCTGCTTTACAAGTGGAGCGTTGAGAAGACCAAGAAGGATCTGGATCGTGATTCCGGATTTGCAGATCGCGACATTCCCGACATGAAGAGGGACCTCAAGATCTTCAACACGGGATTTCACCCCGGAAGCGATCGGGGACTCTTGGAGATGTTCCTGCGCGAGATCGCCGGTCTTCCAGAAGGGCAGCGAGTGGCCGTCGTGGATGAAATGCTGGGGCTGAGAAATGAGGCGGAACGCGAAAGGGCGATTGCCGGCGAGGCGTCGGCAGAGTTGCAAACGGCGATAGGGGCGCTTTTGGACGGACTGTACAGCGATACGAGACTTGATAAAGCTGAGGAGCGCCTCAGAATGTTCGACATGTCGCGCAGTGAGCTTCTGAAGGAGGGGGATCCTTTCATCGCCCTTGCCGCCAAGCTCTACGAAGAAAATGAGAAGAGAATTGAAAGAAGGAAGAGCTTCGCCGGTGCTCTTGACATGTTGATTCCTCAGTGGATTGAGATGCTCACCGGAGGATTGAAGGCCGGTCTTTATGCCGACGGGAACGGTACGATGCGCCTCAGCTACGGGTGTGTGGAAGGCTACGCTCCGCGCGACGCGGTCCTCTATCGCCCGTTCACGACACTCAAGGGAGTCGTGGAGAAACACACGGGTGCGGACCCCTTCGATTGCCCCGAGAGGATCCTGGAACTGGCTGCCAGCAGGACCTACGGTCCCTATGCTTCCTCGGACTTTGACGACGTGGTCGCCAACGTGCTCACGTCCAACGATTCCACGAACGGCAACTCGGGAAGCCCCTTGCTCAACTCGAAGGGGGAGCTCGTCGGGTGCCTGTTCGACGGAAACTACGAGGCTCTGAGTAGCGACTTTCAATTCGAGGACGACTTGACCCGTTCCATCAGTGTGGACATCCGGTACATACTGTTCGTGACTGATTTCGTGGACAACGCCCAGAATGTGCTTCAGGAACTGGGATTGAAGCAGTGA
- a CDS encoding sensor domain-containing protein: MIKSIDEYLALLKKELAGADPATIQDALSDSEEHLRIALGNAIAASPRASETEALQPIVEKYGLPAEVAAAFMEIEARTPTGLARPALQQRRSSMSRFFGVIADPRAWGAFLYMLFSLATGIIYFTWAVTGISLSASLLVLVIGLPFVGLFLLSVRGIAFVEGRVVEALLGVRMPRRSLFSEQNLGWWGHFKSLVSEKRTWMTLAYMVLQLPIGIIYFTVATTLLALSVGLMAQPVMQLVFHFPVAQIDDAHYYVPGALLPLVVLGGILLLVVTMHLVKSVGKMHGALAKTMLVME; encoded by the coding sequence ATGATAAAGAGCATTGATGAATACCTCGCCCTACTGAAGAAGGAGCTCGCGGGAGCCGATCCCGCCACGATCCAAGACGCTCTCTCGGACAGCGAGGAGCATTTGAGAATCGCGCTTGGTAACGCAATTGCGGCCAGCCCTCGAGCCTCGGAGACCGAGGCTCTTCAGCCGATCGTCGAGAAGTATGGGTTGCCGGCCGAGGTGGCGGCCGCTTTCATGGAAATCGAGGCCCGGACTCCGACCGGACTTGCGCGCCCCGCACTACAACAAAGGAGGTCATCCATGTCACGCTTCTTCGGTGTAATTGCGGACCCCAGGGCCTGGGGAGCATTCCTCTATATGCTCTTCTCTCTCGCCACTGGTATCATCTACTTCACGTGGGCAGTCACTGGAATCTCGCTCTCCGCGAGTCTTCTCGTGCTTGTCATCGGTCTGCCCTTTGTGGGGCTGTTCTTGCTGTCCGTGAGAGGAATCGCCTTTGTGGAGGGCCGAGTCGTCGAGGCGCTATTGGGAGTGAGGATGCCTCGAAGATCCCTTTTCTCGGAGCAGAACCTCGGATGGTGGGGACACTTCAAGAGTCTGGTCTCAGAAAAGCGCACATGGATGACGCTTGCCTACATGGTGCTACAGCTACCGATAGGCATCATCTATTTTACGGTAGCCACGACCCTGCTTGCCCTTTCAGTGGGCTTGATGGCACAACCGGTTATGCAACTCGTTTTCCATTTTCCGGTCGCGCAGATAGATGACGCTCATTACTACGTGCCAGGCGCCCTTCTCCCTCTGGTCGTACTGGGAGGGATTCTGTTGCTCGTAGTCACCATGCATCTGGTAAAGTCCGTGGGGAAGATGCACGGCGCTCTGGCCAAGACAATGCTCGTCATGGAGTGA
- a CDS encoding PadR family transcriptional regulator, which translates to MSTADKKFQKELNSGTAALVLLSVLDNATEPMYGYQIAKHIESDRKQVPMMKQGAFYPVLRSLEDSGLLDSRVEPSVSGPPRRYYGITYAGRQTLARWREIWDQTKGFVDTMLQGVPDDKEH; encoded by the coding sequence ATGAGCACTGCAGACAAAAAATTCCAGAAGGAGCTGAATTCCGGGACCGCTGCCTTGGTCCTCCTGAGTGTCTTGGACAACGCGACCGAACCCATGTACGGCTACCAGATCGCCAAGCACATCGAGTCAGACCGCAAGCAAGTCCCCATGATGAAGCAAGGAGCATTCTATCCCGTGTTGAGATCTCTGGAAGACAGCGGCCTGTTGGACAGTCGTGTCGAGCCGTCCGTTTCGGGACCACCCAGGCGCTACTACGGAATCACCTACGCCGGTCGACAGACGCTCGCGCGGTGGAGAGAGATATGGGATCAAACAAAGGGTTTCGTGGACACAATGTTGCAAGGAGTACCGGATGATAAAGAGCATTGA
- a CDS encoding hydrolase, which yields MLKTETTVLVIIDVQGKLAHLMHRKEELFENLQKIIKGARILGIPILWLEQNPEGLGPTIPELAALLDDVGPISKFSFSCCGDDRFVTALNSLNRKQVLLAGIETHICVYQTATDLVASGYEVQIVSDAVSSRTKENRKIGLERIKEIGAGLTGTETALFELLRTAKAEKFKEIAKIVK from the coding sequence ATGCTGAAGACCGAGACGACGGTTCTGGTGATCATCGACGTGCAGGGAAAGCTTGCGCATCTAATGCACAGGAAGGAGGAACTCTTTGAGAACCTCCAAAAGATCATCAAGGGTGCGCGGATTCTTGGAATACCTATTCTCTGGCTCGAGCAGAATCCAGAAGGCCTGGGTCCCACAATTCCAGAACTGGCGGCCCTTCTGGACGACGTCGGCCCCATCAGTAAGTTCAGTTTCAGCTGTTGCGGAGACGACCGCTTCGTAACTGCACTGAATTCACTGAATCGGAAGCAGGTCTTGCTCGCGGGGATTGAGACGCACATCTGCGTATATCAAACAGCGACAGATCTGGTGGCTTCAGGATACGAGGTACAGATCGTCTCCGACGCCGTCTCTTCGAGGACAAAAGAGAACAGAAAGATCGGCTTGGAGAGGATAAAGGAAATTGGTGCCGGCTTGACGGGCACTGAGACCGCTTTGTTCGAGTTGCTCAGAACCGCGAAGGCGGAGAAGTTCAAAGAGATTGCCAAAATTGTGAAGTGA